From the Spirochaeta cellobiosiphila DSM 17781 genome, one window contains:
- a CDS encoding O-antigen ligase family protein, producing MNNKFMTLILFLSILLIGSDQYAFAVSGLSIRLVQFLWIIFTLLMFFSKKITISKKQFILFLLFLLAHVVSLSFSKDAKRSLGIIFWCFYNFLFITLPVMSYSRINPRKLNKILEIGFEIQGVMIIITFIIGLFGVEVPFLYTNFYMKIPRPALWFYEPTFLATFMLIYFAHSCYFYFQEFKSKYLYKALRSFFYVLFTTSLTGILGLFFTIGVIVFFSKSISRNKKVLYAIIIILFIAAIGFFIKFRYPALYTVLFGRLLENGFQGAGGGRVTGMHQTISIIKRNFWIGVGPGAYVTLYKYPPTNAILQLFVSVGVFGFFFSIIWFLYPIMVRSKYNKYKDLFYSYRFSYLVFFVILQANTNYMRLYHWMLIGIVLGLSTCHKSELSDENCD from the coding sequence ATGAATAATAAATTCATGACTTTAATACTTTTTTTATCGATATTGTTAATTGGAAGTGACCAATACGCATTTGCTGTTAGCGGTCTTAGTATTAGATTAGTTCAGTTTTTGTGGATAATATTTACATTATTGATGTTTTTTTCAAAAAAAATAACGATTAGTAAAAAACAATTTATTTTGTTTCTATTATTTCTATTAGCACATGTAGTGTCTTTATCGTTTTCTAAAGATGCTAAACGAAGTCTTGGTATTATCTTTTGGTGTTTTTATAATTTTTTATTCATAACTTTACCAGTTATGTCTTATAGCCGTATTAATCCTCGTAAATTAAATAAAATACTTGAAATTGGTTTTGAAATACAGGGTGTTATGATAATAATAACATTTATTATTGGATTGTTTGGAGTTGAGGTTCCATTCTTATATACAAATTTTTACATGAAGATTCCTCGTCCTGCTTTGTGGTTTTATGAACCAACATTTTTAGCCACATTTATGTTAATCTACTTTGCTCACTCGTGCTATTTTTATTTTCAAGAGTTCAAATCAAAATATCTATATAAGGCATTACGTAGTTTCTTTTATGTCTTGTTTACAACTTCATTAACAGGAATATTGGGCCTCTTTTTCACAATAGGAGTTATAGTCTTTTTTTCCAAATCAATATCACGAAACAAAAAAGTACTATATGCCATTATTATTATTTTGTTTATAGCTGCAATTGGTTTTTTTATAAAATTTCGTTATCCTGCGTTATACACAGTTCTTTTTGGTCGATTATTAGAAAATGGATTTCAAGGTGCAGGTGGTGGTAGGGTGACTGGTATGCATCAGACTATTAGTATAATTAAAAGAAATTTTTGGATTGGCGTTGGACCTGGAGCATATGTAACTTTATATAAGTATCCCCCAACAAATGCGATATTACAATTATTTGTATCTGTTGGTGTTTTTGGATTCTTTTTTTCTATAATTTGGTTTTTATATCCAATTATGGTAAGAAGTAAATACAATAAATACAAAGATTTATTTTATTCATACAGATTTTCATATCTAGTCTTTTTTGTTATTCTACAGGCAAACACTAATTATATGAGACTGTATCATTGGATGCTTATCGGAATTGTGTTAGGTTTGAGTACATGTCATAAAAGTGAGTTAAGTGATGAAAATTGCGATTGA